Proteins encoded in a region of the Shewanella polaris genome:
- the ltaE gene encoding low-specificity L-threonine aldolase, which yields MIDFRSDTVTQPTEAMRLAMSRAEVGDDVYGDDPTVNNLQDMAADMFGFDAALFVSSGTQANLLALMSHCERGDEYLCGQQAHNYKFEGGGAAVLGSIQPQPLNNQTDGSILLSDIEAAIKPDDVHFARTRLLSLENTIGGKVLRQDYLAQAQSLAFNRDLKIHLDGARVANAAVAQDIAIADITQYFDSVSICLSKGLCAPIGSILLGDERLIGKATRWRKMLGGGMRQAGIIAAAAKLALTDQVDRLVDDHHNAKALALLLAEMPEFTVDANLVQTNMVFATLADDINPKMLAASLADKGIIISPSRQLRLVTHKDISANDIKVFVNTLKQLMG from the coding sequence ATGATTGATTTTCGAAGTGATACGGTTACCCAACCAACTGAAGCAATGCGTTTAGCTATGTCTAGAGCTGAGGTCGGAGATGATGTTTATGGGGACGACCCCACAGTAAACAATTTACAAGATATGGCTGCAGATATGTTTGGTTTTGATGCCGCCTTGTTTGTCAGTTCGGGGACTCAAGCTAACTTGCTGGCACTCATGTCGCATTGTGAACGGGGCGATGAATACCTTTGTGGCCAACAAGCACATAACTATAAGTTTGAAGGCGGTGGGGCTGCAGTATTAGGCAGTATTCAACCTCAACCACTGAATAATCAAACTGATGGCAGCATTTTGCTGAGTGATATTGAAGCGGCTATTAAGCCTGATGATGTGCATTTTGCTCGAACACGGTTATTGAGTTTAGAAAATACCATCGGCGGTAAGGTATTACGCCAAGATTATTTAGCTCAAGCCCAAAGCCTTGCGTTTAATCGTGACCTTAAAATTCACTTAGACGGTGCTCGTGTCGCTAATGCTGCGGTAGCTCAAGATATTGCCATAGCTGATATTACTCAATATTTTGACTCAGTATCGATTTGTTTATCAAAAGGCTTGTGTGCGCCGATAGGTTCTATTCTGTTAGGCGATGAGAGGCTAATTGGTAAAGCCACTCGATGGCGAAAAATGTTGGGTGGTGGCATGCGACAAGCGGGGATTATTGCTGCAGCGGCAAAGTTAGCATTAACAGATCAGGTAGACCGCTTAGTGGATGATCACCATAATGCTAAGGCTTTGGCTTTATTGCTGGCTGAAATGCCAGAATTTACTGTTGATGCTAATTTGGTACAAACTAATATGGTATTCGCGACATTAGCAGATGATATCAACCCCAAGATGCTTGCCGCTTCATTGGCAGATAAAGGTATCATTATTAGCCCAAGTAGGCAGTTACGCTTGGTCACTCATAAAGATATTAGTGCGAACGACATCAAGGTGTTTGTGAATACCTTAAAACAACTTATGGGTTAA
- a CDS encoding acyl-CoA thioesterase yields MKYFSRHIVMPIHLNSTKSLCCGQLLSWVNEEASIFASCQMRSQFHIAKVISEINFMAPAQTSDIIEFGFELVSLGQSSVTVRCKIRNKVNHAPIAFIDKMVFVNVNENGLPIPHGMRANAA; encoded by the coding sequence ATGAAATATTTCTCACGTCATATCGTCATGCCAATTCATCTTAATAGCACTAAAAGTTTATGCTGTGGCCAACTATTAAGTTGGGTAAATGAAGAAGCTAGTATTTTTGCCAGTTGCCAAATGCGCAGCCAATTTCATATTGCCAAGGTTATATCTGAAATTAACTTTATGGCACCAGCACAAACTAGCGACATCATTGAATTTGGATTTGAGCTAGTAAGCTTGGGCCAGAGCTCTGTGACGGTACGTTGTAAAATACGCAATAAAGTCAATCATGCGCCGATAGCCTTTATCGATAAAATGGTATTTGTAAATGTGAATGAAAATGGCTTACCTATTCCACATGGTATGCGTGCTAACGCGGCTTAA
- a CDS encoding cytoplasmic protein — MTAITHVYNYTVRCPHYQDNEQPPTWLNHIEVNQSCEIALDRITKWHNISGTKSFELEDFVVRKADNEEAFFAMQSSRLKNDGHALVTFKIFLDNCCQDASPNQIMEHLIDDYQQRIAKIE, encoded by the coding sequence ATGACAGCAATTACTCATGTATACAATTACACAGTTAGATGCCCGCATTATCAAGATAATGAACAACCTCCAACATGGCTAAACCACATCGAAGTAAACCAGTCTTGTGAAATTGCACTCGACCGTATCACTAAATGGCACAACATCTCCGGCACTAAATCATTCGAGCTTGAAGATTTTGTGGTTAGAAAAGCCGATAATGAAGAAGCTTTTTTTGCCATGCAAAGTAGCCGACTTAAGAACGATGGCCATGCCCTTGTCACCTTTAAAATCTTTTTAGACAATTGTTGCCAAGATGCTTCTCCAAATCAAATAATGGAGCATTTAATCGATGACTATCAACAACGTATTGCTAAAATTGAATAA
- the yiaY gene encoding L-threonine dehydrogenase, with the protein MATKFFIPSVNILGQGGVDEAIKDINAFGFSKALIVTDKPLVKIGLVKKVADKLNANGIEVVIFDGVQPNPTTGNVTAGLELLKINQCDVIISLGGGSPHDCAKGIALVATNGGKIKDYEGVDVSTKPQMPLVAINTTAGTASEMTRFCIITDEARHIKMAIVDKNTTPILSVNDPELMLEKPASLTAATGMDALTHAIEAYVSIAANPITDACAITAIELIQANLINAVKQGDNIQAREQMAYAQFLAGMAFNNASLGYVHAMAHQLGGFYDLPHGVCNALLLPHVQTYNAQVVPARLADVAKAMGVDTTAMSDQQGANAAIEAIKQLSKAVNIPENLTLLGVKAEDIPTLADNALKDACGFTNPKQATHQEICQIFTNAL; encoded by the coding sequence ATGGCGACTAAATTTTTTATCCCCAGCGTCAACATTCTTGGTCAAGGCGGCGTAGATGAAGCAATTAAAGACATTAACGCATTTGGCTTTAGCAAAGCATTAATTGTCACCGACAAACCATTGGTAAAAATTGGTTTAGTTAAAAAAGTGGCTGATAAACTTAATGCCAATGGCATTGAAGTGGTTATATTTGATGGCGTACAGCCTAATCCAACAACAGGTAACGTGACAGCGGGACTTGAACTATTAAAAATCAATCAGTGTGATGTGATTATTTCTTTAGGTGGCGGTTCACCACATGATTGCGCCAAAGGCATTGCACTTGTTGCCACTAATGGCGGCAAGATTAAAGATTATGAAGGTGTGGATGTATCAACTAAACCACAAATGCCGCTAGTTGCCATAAACACCACTGCAGGAACTGCGAGTGAAATGACTCGTTTTTGTATTATTACCGATGAGGCAAGGCACATTAAAATGGCCATTGTCGATAAAAATACGACCCCAATTCTTTCTGTGAACGATCCTGAATTGATGCTTGAAAAGCCTGCATCACTTACAGCCGCTACAGGTATGGATGCATTAACACATGCTATTGAGGCTTATGTTTCTATTGCCGCTAACCCCATTACAGATGCCTGTGCAATCACAGCTATTGAGCTCATTCAGGCCAATTTAATTAACGCCGTTAAGCAGGGTGATAACATTCAAGCCAGAGAACAGATGGCTTATGCACAGTTTCTAGCTGGCATGGCTTTTAATAATGCCAGTCTAGGCTATGTACATGCGATGGCACATCAGCTTGGCGGTTTTTATGATTTACCACACGGTGTATGTAACGCATTATTGCTACCTCATGTACAAACCTACAATGCCCAAGTTGTACCTGCTCGTCTCGCGGACGTAGCAAAAGCAATGGGAGTAGACACTACAGCAATGTCTGATCAACAAGGAGCCAATGCGGCAATAGAAGCCATTAAGCAATTGTCGAAAGCCGTTAATATTCCTGAAAATTTAACTCTGCTCGGTGTAAAAGCAGAGGATATTCCAACATTAGCAGACAACGCACTCAAAGATGCATGCGGTTTTACTAACCCTAAGCAAGCAACACATCAAGAGATTTGCCAAATTTTCACTAACGCACTATAA
- a CDS encoding EAL domain-containing protein: MFNLNIFFSILENAALLLALVYVYSLSSTHQRKVASFLWQFLMGGLIGTIGVVIMIDPLVNQQEALFDARSVVLCLSGLFFGAIPTLLATIIMALYRFHLGGVAVWIGIFMLVSSGLIGLVWRQFRHNKLDQISYREFFIFGIVVHVISLLWLFLLPYEQALQAISNVLFPILVILPLFTMVIGHLLVKIEFYDRNIQVKLQEDFLFKNQFDIGNIGIAITTKTKYWLKVNPYLCRMFGYTEKELTSLTWPELTHPDDLNKDLLLFDKMANGELDEYETDKRFIAKDGSIVYTHMTVACRRHVQDNTFLVIAGFLDITQQKQSQQALLQSKEHLALVLDSSELGAWDWDVVSDRISVNQYSADILGCSIEDLNLHPELWFNAIRSRDKFKFLRSINEMVKGRCISQRVEYLLTDLKGVSHWILQTGKVVDIDDRGKPLRVCGTHSDITDIKQVEDSLSIATSVYQNSSEAMSVFTTKGILVDSNPAFSLITGFSKEDVQGKHLRMFETDLQPKRFYQQLRKQLNREGHWHGEVWMQRKNGENYLILLTINSIIQTKSQTAQFVALFSDITEKKQTEEFIWRQANYDALTGLPNRRMLLSFLNQEILLSERQDNHFALMFLDLDYFKEINDSLGHDMGDVLLLDTADRLKKCVRENDLVARLGGDEFTIVLTNLADFNGVARVAQQILKTLAEPYILGDQIAHISGSIGITLFPDDAKTTDTLLKNADQAMYTSKSSGRNRFNYFTPAMQDHAQKRIMLIQDLKVAIIQHQFELYYQPIVDVNNKQVTKAEALIRWRHPTMGLIPPADFISIAEDTGMIIDIGNWVFYQACKQAAQWKTQFNCDVQISINKSPVEFRNESTDIEGWLKHMSQLALPTKNICIEITENLLFNIEPNVEAKLLAYRKAGMQMSLDDFGTGYSSLPYLKKFSVNYLKIDQCFVNNLAAGSNDLCLCEAMIVMAHKLGMKVIAEGVETENQRRLLTLVGCDYAQGYLFSHALCRDDFEQQYLMATQEHKRISNSQLLT, encoded by the coding sequence GTGTTTAATCTAAATATTTTTTTCTCAATTTTAGAAAATGCAGCGTTATTACTGGCGCTGGTTTATGTGTATTCGCTATCGTCCACCCATCAACGCAAGGTGGCGTCTTTTCTATGGCAATTTTTAATGGGTGGACTGATTGGCACCATTGGTGTCGTGATCATGATAGATCCCTTGGTAAACCAACAAGAAGCATTGTTTGATGCTCGCTCTGTGGTGCTTTGTTTAAGTGGATTGTTCTTTGGTGCCATTCCAACCCTGCTTGCAACAATTATCATGGCACTTTATCGTTTCCATTTAGGCGGCGTAGCTGTGTGGATTGGAATATTCATGTTGGTAAGTAGTGGGCTGATAGGGTTGGTTTGGCGTCAATTTAGGCATAACAAATTAGATCAAATTAGTTATCGAGAATTCTTCATTTTTGGCATTGTTGTACATGTCATTTCGCTGTTGTGGTTATTCTTATTGCCCTATGAACAAGCCTTACAAGCCATAAGTAATGTGTTATTTCCTATATTAGTTATTTTACCCTTATTCACCATGGTTATTGGCCATTTACTTGTCAAAATAGAATTTTATGACCGCAATATTCAAGTCAAATTGCAAGAGGATTTTCTTTTTAAAAATCAATTTGATATTGGCAATATAGGGATTGCAATTACGACTAAAACGAAATATTGGCTGAAAGTAAATCCTTACTTATGCCGGATGTTCGGTTACACAGAAAAAGAATTAACATCATTAACCTGGCCAGAATTAACTCACCCAGATGATCTCAATAAAGATTTATTATTGTTCGATAAGATGGCCAACGGCGAACTTGATGAGTATGAAACGGATAAGCGTTTTATTGCCAAAGATGGATCGATTGTTTACACCCATATGACCGTTGCATGCCGTCGTCATGTTCAAGACAATACTTTTTTAGTGATTGCGGGCTTTTTAGATATTACCCAGCAAAAACAATCTCAACAAGCCTTATTACAAAGTAAAGAGCATCTCGCGTTAGTGCTTGATAGCAGTGAATTAGGGGCATGGGATTGGGATGTTGTCAGTGACCGTATTAGCGTGAATCAATATAGTGCAGATATTCTAGGGTGTTCAATTGAAGATCTTAATCTACATCCTGAGTTGTGGTTCAACGCGATACGTTCCAGAGACAAATTTAAGTTTCTGCGCAGTATCAATGAAATGGTGAAAGGTCGATGTATTAGCCAGCGAGTTGAGTACTTATTGACGGATTTAAAGGGCGTTAGTCATTGGATTTTACAAACTGGCAAAGTGGTTGATATTGATGACAGAGGTAAACCACTTCGAGTCTGCGGAACCCATAGTGATATTACTGATATAAAACAAGTTGAAGACTCGTTGAGTATTGCTACTTCTGTTTATCAAAACTCCAGTGAAGCCATGAGTGTGTTTACTACTAAGGGAATTCTCGTTGATTCAAACCCTGCTTTTTCTTTAATTACAGGATTCAGCAAAGAGGACGTTCAAGGCAAGCATTTACGTATGTTTGAAACAGACCTGCAACCTAAGCGTTTTTATCAACAACTTAGAAAACAGCTCAATCGGGAAGGGCATTGGCATGGCGAAGTGTGGATGCAGCGAAAAAATGGTGAAAACTATCTTATATTATTAACCATTAATTCAATTATCCAAACAAAATCTCAAACTGCACAGTTTGTGGCGTTATTTTCTGATATTACCGAGAAAAAACAAACTGAAGAATTTATATGGCGTCAGGCAAATTATGATGCGCTCACGGGGTTACCTAATCGCCGAATGTTATTAAGCTTTTTAAACCAAGAAATATTGCTCTCTGAACGACAAGATAATCATTTTGCATTGATGTTTTTAGACTTAGATTATTTTAAAGAGATTAATGACTCTTTGGGTCATGATATGGGCGATGTGTTATTACTTGATACTGCAGACCGTCTCAAAAAATGTGTACGAGAAAACGATTTAGTGGCCCGCCTCGGTGGGGATGAGTTTACAATAGTACTAACCAATCTAGCAGATTTTAACGGGGTAGCACGTGTAGCCCAACAAATTCTAAAAACGCTTGCCGAGCCTTATATTCTAGGTGATCAAATTGCTCATATTAGTGGCAGTATTGGTATCACCTTATTCCCTGACGATGCCAAAACAACCGACACGTTATTAAAGAATGCTGATCAAGCGATGTATACGTCTAAATCAAGTGGGCGTAATCGGTTTAATTATTTTACCCCTGCAATGCAAGACCATGCACAAAAACGGATTATGTTAATTCAGGATCTCAAAGTTGCCATAATTCAACATCAATTTGAGCTATATTATCAGCCAATTGTTGATGTTAATAATAAGCAGGTCACCAAAGCCGAGGCATTGATACGCTGGAGGCACCCTACTATGGGGTTAATTCCACCAGCAGATTTTATTTCTATTGCTGAAGATACTGGAATGATAATTGATATTGGCAATTGGGTATTTTATCAAGCTTGCAAGCAGGCTGCTCAATGGAAAACGCAATTTAATTGTGATGTGCAAATCAGTATCAATAAGTCACCGGTAGAGTTTCGAAATGAGTCTACAGATATTGAAGGTTGGCTTAAGCATATGTCGCAATTAGCCTTACCGACGAAAAATATTTGTATCGAAATTACTGAAAACTTATTGTTTAATATTGAGCCAAATGTTGAGGCTAAATTATTAGCTTATCGCAAAGCGGGTATGCAAATGTCGCTCGATGATTTCGGAACCGGATATTCATCCTTACCTTATCTAAAGAAATTCAGTGTTAATTACCTTAAAATTGATCAATGTTTTGTGAATAATCTGGCTGCGGGTAGTAATGATCTGTGTTTGTGTGAAGCGATGATTGTAATGGCTCATAAACTTGGGATGAAAGTGATAGCAGAAGGTGTTGAAACCGAAAATCAACGGCGTTTATTGACCTTGGTAGGTTGTGATTATGCACAAGGATATTTATTTTCACATGCGTTATGCCGAGATGACTTCGAACAGCAGTACTTAATGGCAACTCAAGAGCATAAACGCATTTCAAACAGTCAGTTACTAACCTAA
- a CDS encoding DEAD/DEAH box helicase — protein MSFTSLGLPPLILDAVNQSGYQTATPVQQAVIPLALTGRDVLASAETGTGKTAAFALPLLSQLMAQDDVDLSPSQRLRVLIMTPTRELAIQIEQNLVKYSQFINLTSLAVYGGASINPQRKALEQGVDVLVATPGRLFDIIGQHELDLSSVTHLVIDEADRMLDLGFVKDIEKVKRLIARKHQTMMFSATFSEEVKTLAAKMLNDPEFVHVETQTTAANVVQQVYKVDTRRKAELLSELIGKHNWQQVMVFTSRKETADHLYRELTLDGIKASVFHGDKSQGARNRALEEFKAGQLRVLIATDLAARGLDIQALPRVINFELPEECEDYIHRVGRTGRAGLGGEAISLVSPQELELLGAIEQLIEQTLPIMVPTGYEEGAPLPARYRDVAAEKPKKAFKHKRGKPSQTDVKPTRKGKYAKAKK, from the coding sequence ATGTCATTTACGTCGCTAGGGTTACCGCCATTAATATTAGATGCGGTTAATCAATCCGGGTATCAAACTGCTACTCCTGTTCAACAAGCAGTGATTCCGCTAGCGCTCACCGGTCGAGACGTATTAGCCAGTGCTGAAACCGGCACCGGGAAAACAGCTGCTTTTGCATTACCTTTGTTAAGCCAGCTCATGGCACAAGATGATGTGGATTTGTCGCCGTCGCAACGTTTACGTGTACTTATCATGACGCCTACGCGTGAGTTAGCGATTCAAATCGAACAGAACTTAGTTAAATACAGCCAGTTTATTAATCTTACTAGTTTAGCCGTTTATGGTGGCGCCAGTATCAACCCTCAGCGTAAGGCATTAGAGCAAGGCGTGGATGTATTGGTGGCAACACCAGGACGATTGTTCGACATTATTGGTCAGCATGAATTGGATTTATCATCGGTTACTCATTTGGTGATAGACGAAGCTGACCGGATGCTCGACCTTGGCTTTGTTAAAGATATCGAAAAAGTGAAACGCTTAATTGCTCGAAAGCATCAAACCATGATGTTTTCGGCTACTTTTTCTGAAGAGGTTAAAACCCTTGCCGCTAAGATGCTAAACGATCCTGAATTCGTCCATGTTGAAACCCAAACCACAGCCGCCAATGTTGTCCAGCAAGTGTATAAAGTGGATACTCGCCGTAAAGCCGAGCTGTTATCGGAACTCATTGGTAAACATAATTGGCAGCAAGTGATGGTGTTTACCAGCCGCAAAGAAACGGCAGATCATTTATACCGCGAGTTAACCCTAGACGGTATTAAGGCATCGGTATTTCACGGTGATAAAAGCCAAGGGGCACGCAACCGTGCATTAGAAGAGTTTAAAGCCGGTCAGTTACGAGTATTAATCGCCACAGACTTGGCCGCTCGTGGGCTTGATATCCAAGCGCTGCCAAGAGTGATTAACTTTGAATTGCCTGAAGAGTGCGAAGATTATATTCATCGTGTTGGGCGTACGGGTCGAGCAGGATTAGGTGGTGAAGCCATTTCGCTGGTGAGCCCGCAAGAACTTGAATTGCTTGGAGCGATAGAACAACTCATTGAACAAACATTGCCAATAATGGTGCCAACAGGGTATGAAGAAGGCGCACCACTGCCTGCCCGATACCGAGATGTTGCGGCAGAAAAACCGAAAAAAGCGTTTAAACATAAACGCGGCAAGCCATCTCAAACAGACGTAAAGCCTACCCGAAAAGGCAAATACGCTAAAGCGAAAAAATGA
- a CDS encoding CobW family GTP-binding protein: protein MITKPIKTNIITGFLGVGKTTLIKQLLAHKPPDEVWAVLVNEFGEIGIDGSLLNTVTATSDNNQADQQPNQAAALPSVVIKEVPGGCLCCAAGVMTQVAINQLIQQAKPDRLLIEPTGLGHPAEIITLLQAPHFQQVIKLQTSLCLVDARKISDDRYYNHDTFIQQLQIADTVIANKAQYYTEQDKQQLTEFMAQLQRAETPVLYCDAHFTQTALLQQIIDLLDQPTAKLNRKQSLASTKPTRLLTGGAKQWFLPMASSTSPVNDDDQQFDQQQLAEQGFIYKTNQGEGCYSSGWIIDSQRSFNFELFMRWVELVKALNVLRLKAIVITDDGILSVNMVDDTLSLDELDDALDSRIEIISETPLDGDTLQQQLFACAI from the coding sequence ATGATCACTAAACCGATAAAAACCAATATTATTACTGGCTTTTTGGGTGTGGGTAAAACCACGCTCATTAAACAATTGCTAGCCCATAAGCCGCCTGATGAAGTGTGGGCAGTGTTGGTTAATGAATTTGGCGAAATTGGTATTGATGGCAGTTTGCTTAATACTGTTACGGCAACTTCAGATAATAATCAAGCTGATCAGCAGCCAAACCAAGCAGCAGCATTGCCAAGTGTGGTGATTAAAGAAGTGCCCGGTGGTTGCCTTTGCTGTGCTGCTGGTGTGATGACACAAGTGGCGATCAATCAACTTATTCAACAAGCTAAACCTGACCGATTATTGATTGAACCGACTGGTCTTGGTCATCCTGCAGAAATTATAACGTTATTACAGGCCCCACATTTTCAACAAGTGATTAAATTGCAAACCAGCTTATGCTTGGTTGATGCACGTAAAATCAGTGACGACCGTTATTACAACCATGATACTTTTATTCAGCAATTACAAATTGCTGATACGGTGATTGCCAATAAAGCGCAATACTATACTGAGCAAGATAAACAACAGTTAACCGAGTTTATGGCTCAGCTACAGCGAGCCGAGACTCCGGTACTTTATTGTGATGCTCACTTTACTCAAACAGCGTTATTGCAACAGATTATCGATTTATTGGATCAACCCACAGCTAAGCTTAATCGCAAGCAATCATTAGCATCGACTAAGCCTACACGTTTATTAACAGGCGGTGCTAAGCAATGGTTTTTGCCAATGGCTTCGTCAACATCGCCAGTGAATGACGATGATCAACAATTTGACCAACAACAGCTTGCTGAGCAAGGGTTTATCTATAAAACCAATCAAGGTGAAGGTTGTTACAGTAGTGGCTGGATTATTGATAGCCAACGCAGTTTCAACTTTGAGCTGTTTATGCGGTGGGTTGAATTGGTCAAAGCGTTAAATGTGCTTAGGCTTAAAGCGATAGTTATCACTGACGATGGTATTTTAAGTGTCAATATGGTCGATGATACACTGAGCTTAGATGAATTAGATGATGCGCTTGATTCGCGAATTGAGATCATTAGCGAGACACCACTTGATGGCGATACATTGCAACAGCAGTTGTTTGCTTGCGCGATCTAG